GTTTGCCAGCTCATGCTTTCCATCGTATTTTTACATGCAATGAGCTCAATTTCATACGCCGTTAACGACTTAATGCGTGCAAGCGTTTTGGCGTCAAAATCTTTTTTGATGACTCTTACACCTTTTGCGTAAAAAATGAGCGCTACTTTTAAGGACTCTGGTGGGTACTCTTTGAGGACGTTATTGACCGTATCCAGTGTATGGTTGATTGTTTCAAGATCATTGGTGGAAATTCTAATCACCCATTTGCGTGGCGCCTCAAAGCTAGGTTGAGGATCGCTAAAATTCATCTGTGCAAACAGCGATAGACTCAGCATCAAAAGAAGAAGAATTGGTTTCATGTATGGCACCTAAATTTGGACAAAGCAGACGCTTTGTCCTTGTAATGTTAACGTTTGTATAAAGAGAGCTCAATACCTGGATTATCTTTGACTCCGATGATATCGGGAGATTCCAGTTTGATACTTTTGATATGCTTATGATCTTCGAGGTATTTGCTCACCGTATCCCAGATAGGCTCGCCTTCTGATTGTGACCCAACGGTTGACCACCCTGCTAGCTTATACACTTTTGCAGCTTCGATCTCTTGGCCTGAGCTTAATTTCAGATTGGTGATGCGTTGACCTATCTTTTTCATAGGATCGATTGTATACGAAAGCCCACCTGTTCGCACCATATCGCCACCTTGTTGCATGAAAGGATCTTCATTGAACAAGTTGTCGGCAACATCTTCAAGAATAAGATGAATATCACTCCCTTTGACCTCGCGCAGATAAGTTTCAGGATAGGTCATCGCCGTTTGCGTCGCAATGTCTTCAAAGGTGATCGCCTGCCCCATAGGAACGCTGGTTCCCCATCTAAAGCCCGGTGACATGGAGATGTCGGCACCTTTGACTTCACGAAGGGCATCACAGATGATTTGATCAAATGTACCATTAAAGTTACCTCTTCGGTACAGTGTCTCATCGGTTGTGGCTATCTTTTTCTCTAACAGCGCTTTATAGGGTGCTCGAACGGTTTCGATGTAGGCTTTCATCACTTTATCTTCAGGCACGATGTCAGAGAAAACAGGTAAAAGGGTATACCTAAAATCAGTGACTTTTTTGTTCTTAATCTCCAAATCTAATACGGATATAAATTTGCCGTTGGAGCCAGAGTTCATCACGTACGTTGTACCCGCTGCATTTTTCACAGGGT
Above is a genomic segment from Sulfurospirillum halorespirans DSM 13726 containing:
- a CDS encoding DsrE family protein — translated: MKPILLLLMLSLSLFAQMNFSDPQPSFEAPRKWVIRISTNDLETINHTLDTVNNVLKEYPPESLKVALIFYAKGVRVIKKDFDAKTLARIKSLTAYEIELIACKNTMESMSWQTGDLIEGVSYVQAGVAEVIERVNGGWIDVTPY